atccgggagacctcaaataagggacccaggcatccgggtgacCCCcaaacaagggacccaggcgtccggtgCTCACGTGCGCCCCCTGCAGTTCCTTGTGCTGCTCCATGATGTCCTCGAGCTGCCGCCAGAACTCGAACCTTTGGGTGACAAAGGGGGTGTCCCCAGCGCGTCACGTGACCCGGGGTGTCCCCAACTGGTGTCACGTGACCCGGGGTGTCCCCAACTGGTGTCACGTGACCCACCGGTGTCCCCGGCGCTGGTTCCGAATGTGGTCCCGGCgctgcccctcccccaccagcTCCCGTTGGCGGTTCAGGATCGACCCCCAGCACCTAAAaagggtcaaaggtcacggggTCATCAAGGAGGTCAAAGGTCATCCCaccccccacccaccccaccccccccaggCCACGCCCACTCACCTTTGACCTTTGGCCTCCAACTCCTCCCAGCGCAGACGGGAAACACGGAGGGActctggagggacccaggagttcgggggggacccaggagtgccccaagggacccaggagttcgggaggacACAGGAGTTAAGGGaggaacccaggagttcgggggggacccaggagtgcccccaagggacccaggagttcgggaggacACAGGAGTtaagggagggacccaggagttcgggaagggacccagaagTTCAGAAACAAaggagttcagggagggacccaggcgtccgggagggacccaggcgtccggctcACCCTGTTTCTGCTGCCACAGCCCGTCCAGCGCCGCCCGACGCTCCTCAacttggggggggtggggggggaggtcagcgcccggacgcctgggtccctcgcccggacgcctgggtcccttccccggatgcctgggtccattccccggacacctgggtcccttccccggacacctgggtcccctcctggtCCCGCTGACACCCCTAATCCCCCAGAACTGCCCCAAAATAGATTGCTGACAGGCCACGCCCACTCTCCCATGGCCACACCCACTCTCCCATGGCCACGCCCACAAGTCACTGGTCATACCCACCACCCTTTGGCCCCGCCCACTCTCCCATGGCCACACCCACTCTCCCATGGCCACGCCCACTCTCCCATGGCCACCCCCACAAGTCACTGGTCATGCCCCACCACCCTTGGCCCCCGCCCACAAGCCTGTGGCCACGCCCGCTCTCCCATGGCCACACCCACTCTCCCATGGCCACGCCCACTCTCCCATGGTCATGCCCACAAGTCACTGGCCATGCCCACCATCCTTGTCCCCGCCCACAAAGCCTGTGGCCACGCCCACTCTCCCATGGCCTTGCCCCCCACCCCTTGGCCCCTCCCACAAGCCCTTGTCCCCCGCCCACCATCTCTTGGCCCCGCCCCCCTGATCTCCTGTCTCCGCCCCCTCCCCAAGGCACTGGGTGactctcccggacgcctgggtccctcccggaccgcctgggtcccctccagGTTTGGCTCACGCTGGTCCAGTTGTTGCTGCAGGTCCTGAGTGTGACCCTGGGACTGGGCCAGATCCTGCGCGGCCACCTGGCGGGCtggacagacatggggacatggggacagacatggggacatggggacagacagggggacatgggggacagacatggggacatggggacagacatggggacGCTCACCCTGGTTCAGGCTCCGCAGTCGCCCCAAAAGCATCTCCATCCTTGGGGCCCCCCCCAGGGGGGACaagggacacctggggacacacggacactcGTGTCTATGGGGACACACGTTTCCCGCCACTTTTGGTCACGTTTCCCGCCATTTTCTGTCACGTTTTCCCGCCATTTTCTGTCACGTTTTCCCGCCATTTTCTGTCACGTTTCCCCGTCATTTTCCCCCCACGTTTCCCGCcattttctgtaacattttcccgccattttctGTCCCATTTCCCCGCCATTTTCCATCACATTTTTCCCGCCATTTTCAGTCAcattttcccgccattttctgtcctgtttccCCGCCATTTTCCCCCCACGTTTCCCGCCATTTTCTCCTCATTCTTCCCGCCATTTTCCATCAcattttcccgccattttctGTCACGTTTCCCCGCCATTTTCCCCCCACGTTTCCGCCCATTTTCTCCTCATTCTTCCCGCCATTTTCCGTCAcattttcccgccattttctGTCACGTTTTCCCACCATTTTCCATCACATTTCCACCATATTCTCCTAATTCTTCCCGCCATTTTCCATCACATTTTTCCCGCCATTTTCTGTCCCGTTTCCGCACCATTTTCCATCACATTTTCCCACCATTTTCCATCAcattttcccgccattttctGCCCCTTCTTCCCGCCATTTTCCGTCAcattttcccgccattttctgcctcttcttcctgACATTTCCCTCAcattttcccgccattttccGTCAcattttcccgccattttctGTCCCGTTTCCCCGCCATTTTCAGTCACGTTTTCCCGCCATTTTCTCCTCATTCTTCCCGCCATTTTCCCTCACGTTTCCCCACCATTTTCTGCCCCTTCTTTCTGCCATTTTCCGTCACATTTTCCCCGCCATTTTCTGTCCCGTTTCCCCTCCATTTTCTGTCACGTTTTCCCGCCATTTTCTGTCCCGTTTCCCCGCCATTTTCCCCCCACGTTTCCCGCCATTTTCCCCCCATGTTTCCCGCCATTTTCTGCCCCTTCTTTCTGCCATTTTCCATCACATTTTCCCGCCACTTTTCTGTCACGTTTCCCCGCCATTTTCTGGTCACATTTCCCGCCATTTTCAGTCACGTTTTCCCGCCATTTTCTGCCCCTTCTTTCCACCATTTTCAGTCACGTTTTCCCGCCATTTTCTGCCTATTCTTCCCGCCATTTTCCCGCACATTTCCCCGCCATTTTCCGTCACATTTTCCCGCCATTATCTGTCCCGTTTCCATTTTCAGTCACGTTTTCCCGCCATTTTCTCCTCATTCTTCCCGCCATTTTCCCTCACGTTTCCCCACCATTTTCTGCCCCTTCTTTCCGCCATTTTCCGTCAcattttcccgccattttctGTCCCGTTTCCCCGCCATTTTCTGTCACATTTCCCCGCCATTTTCAGTCACATTTCCCGCCTTTTTCTGCCCCGTCTTTCCACCATTTTCAGTCAGGTTTTCCCCGCCATTTTCTGCCCCTTCTTTCCGCCATTTTCAGTCACGTTTTCCCGCCATTTTCCGTCAcattttcccgccattttctcctccttcttcccacCATTTTCCATCACATTTCCCGCCATTTTCCGTCACGTTTTCCTGCCATTTTCGGCCCCTTCTTTCCACCATTTTCAGTCACGTTTTCCCACCATTTTCTGTCACGTTTTCCAtccattttctcctctttcttccgCCATTTTTGTCATGTTTCCCCGCCATTTTCAGTCACgttttcctgccattttctgccccttcttcctgccattttccGTCACGTTTCCCGTCATTATCTGTCTCATGTTTCCCGCCATTTTCCGCCCCTTCTTCCCTCCATTTTCTGCCCCTTCTTCCCACCATTTTCTGtcacattttcctcattttctgtcACAATTTCCCGCCATTTTCTGCCCCTTCTTCCCGCCATTTTCCCGCACAATTCCCCGCCATTTTCAGTCACGTTTTCCGCCATTTTCTGTCAGGTTTTCCCtccattttctcctccttcttgccGCCATTTTCCGTCCCGTTTTCCCGCCATTTTCTGTCAcattttcccgccattttctgtcacattttcccgccatttttccatcacattttcccgccattttccGTCACGTCTCCCGCCATTTTCCGCCCCTTCTTCCCACCATTTTCTGTCacattttcccccattttctGTCACAATTTCCCGCCATTTTCTGCCCCCTTCTTCCCACCATTTTCTGTCACAATTTCCGgccattttctgcctcttcttcccgCCATTTTCCTGCACATTTCCCCGCCATTTTCAGTCACGTTTTCCCGCCATTTTCTGTCATGTTTTCCCGCCATTTTCCGTCCCGTTTTCCCGCCATTTTCCGTCCCGTTTTCCCGCCATTTTCCATCAcattttcccgccattttccGTCACATTTCCCCGCCATTTTCCCTCACGTTTCCCCGCCATTTTCCGCCCCCTTCTTCCCACCATTTTCTGTCacattttcccccattttccGTCAcattttcccgccattttctGCCCCTTCTTCCCACATTTTCTGTTCACAATTTCCCGCCATTTTCTGCCCCTTCTTCCCGCCATTTTCTGTCACAATTTACCGccattttctccctcttcttctcgcCATTTCCTGCAcattttcccgccattttcAGTCACATTTCCCCGCCATTTTCAGTCACGTTTTCCCGCCATTTTCAGTCACgttttcctgccattttctgtCACGTTTTCCCTCCATTTTCCCATCAcattttcccgccattttccGTCAcattttcccgccattttctGTCCCGTTTCCCCGCCATTTTCAGTCACGTTTTCTCgccattttctcctccttcttcccacCATTTTCCGTCACGTTTTCCCGCCATTTTCTGCCCCTTCTTCCCGCCATTTTCAGTCACGTTTTTCCGCCATTTTCCGTCAcattttcccgccattttctcctccttcttcccacCATTTTCCATCACGTTTTCCCGCCATTTTCCATCACGTTTCCCGCTATTTTCCATCACGTTTCCCGCCATTTTCTGTCTCACgttttcctgccattttctgtCACATTTTCCCGCCATTTCCGTCACATTTCCCTGCCATTTTCCGTCACATTTCCCCGCCATTTTCAGTCACGTTTTCCCACCATTTTCTGTCACGTTTTCCCtccattttctcctccttcttcccacCATTTTCCGTCACGTTTTCCCGCCATTTTCTGCCCCTTCTTGCCGCCATTTTCAGTCATGTTTTCCCCCCATTTTCTGTCACGTTTTCCGCCATTTTCTGTCTCATGTTTTCCCGTCATTTTCTGCCCCTTCTTTCCGCCATTTTCTCCTCCATCTTCCCACTACTTTCTGTCATGTTTTCCCACCATTTTCAGTCACGTTTTCCCGCCATTTTCTGTCATGTTTCCCTCAATTTTTTGTCCCAATTTCCCGCCATTTTCTACCATGTTTCCCGCCATTTTCTGTCACGTTTTCCCGCCATTTTCCCTCCACCCCCAGGCTCCATAGGGTCCATACCCCCCCTCCCAGACCCTATGGATTCCATACTTCCCTCCCAGACCCTATAGGGTCCACAAGCCCCTCCCGACCCTATAGGGTCCATACCCCCCTCCCCAGGTTCTATAGGTTCCATACACCCCCTCCCAGACCCTATAGGGTCCACAAGCCCCTCCCGACCCTATAGGGTCCATACCCCCCCTCCCCAGGTTCTATAGGTTCCCATACACCCCTCTTAGACCATATAGGGTCCATACCCCCCCCCAGACCCTATAGATTCCATACCCCCCCCCTCCCAGACCCTATGGTTTCCATACCCCCCTCCCAGACCCTATAGGGTCCatacccccccccccaccccggcccAGGCTCTATAGGGTccaggcagctccagcagctcaggggctttattgggggggggggggggggggggggcgggggcgtgTCTCAAAGTGGGCGTGGCTCATTTTGTGGGGCGTGGCTCAAAGTGGGCGTGGCTCtgggcagagggacccaggcgtccggggggggcGTGGTGGGGCGTGGTCAGTCGAACAGGCTGGCGAAGCTCTGACGCAGCGAGGGGGCGGGGCTGAGCGAGGGGGGCGTGGTCACGGCGAggtggggggacccaggcgtccgggtgccccccccccccccaatctCAACTTACCTGGGGGGAACTTGGGCGGCTCCTCCGGGTTTGGGGGTCAGGGCGGGTTTGGGGGCAAGGGGCGGGGCTTGGGGGGCGGGGCTGCCGCGTGGTGGGCGGGCTTGTGGGCCCGGCGGGCGTGGCTGAGCagggggtgggcggggctggggggaggtGGGTGGAGCTTGTGGCTGGGACTGTGCAGCAGGCGGAGCTTGTGGGCGGGGCTGCGCGGTGGGCGGAGCCTGAGGACGGGGGCTGCGCCATGGCCGGGGCTTGTGGGCGGGGCTGCGCGGTGGGCGGAGCCTGAGGACGCAACTGTGCAGTGGTGGGCGGAGCCTGAGGGCGCAGCTGCCCCCCAGTGGGGTGGGGCTTGTGGGCGTGTctgcgcggcggcgggcggggcttGTGGGCGGGGCTGTGAAGTGGGCGGAGCCTgctggcggggctggggggagatGGCTGCTccgggggggcggggctggCCCCCGGTGGGTGGAGCCTGAGGACGCGGCTGGGGGGAAGTGGGCGGAGTTTGTGGGCGGGGCTGGGGCGAGGTGGGCGGAGCCTGAGGACGGGGCTGCGCGGTAGGTGGAGTTTGTGGGCGGGGGCTGTGCGGTGGGCGGAGCTTGAGGACGCCGCTGGGGGGAAGTGGGCGGAGCTTGTGGACGGGGCTGCGCAGTGGGAGGGGTTTGTGGGCGGGGCTGCGCGGTGGGTGGAGTTTGTGGGCGGGGCTGCGCGGTGGGTGGAGTTTGTGGGCGGGGCTGAGCGGTGGGCGGAGTTTGTGGGCGGGGGCTGCGCGGTGGGCGGAGTTTGTGGGCGGGGCTGCTGGGCGGGGCCTCgcgcgggggcggggccagcgGCGGCAGCCCCCCCCGAGGGGCGGGGCTGCCCtgcggcggggggcggggctgggctggACCAATCAGAAGTGGAGCTGCCCCTGAacgggggagggggagagaaacGGCTCAGGGGGCGTGGCCACTAGGGGGGCGGGTCCCAacttttggggggggggtgtctcagtttggggggggggggggggtcccagtttgggggggggtcccaaTTGGAGGGGTCTCAGTTTTGGGGTCCCagtttggggggggt
The Columba livia isolate bColLiv1 breed racing homer chromosome 37, bColLiv1.pat.W.v2, whole genome shotgun sequence DNA segment above includes these coding regions:
- the LOC135576965 gene encoding basic proline-rich protein-like, which produces MPGSLLNSWVISGTPPEQRPPPQGAAPLLIGPAQPRPPPQGSPAPRGGLPPLAPPPREAPPSSPAHKLRPPRSPRPQTPPTAQPRPQTPPTAQPRPQTPPTAQPRPQTPPTAQPRPQAPPTSPQRRPQAPPTAQPPPTNSTYRAAPSSGSAHLAPAPPTNSAHFPPAASSGSTHRGPAPPPRSSHLPPAPPAGSAHFTAPPTSPARRRADTPTSPTPLGGSCALRLRPPLHSCVLRLRPPRSPAHKPRPWRSPRPQAPPTAQPRPQAPPAAQSQPQAPPTSPQPRPPPAQPRPPGPQARPPRGSPAPQAPPLAPKPALTPKPGGAAQVPPRCPLSPLGGAPRMEMLLGRLRSLNQARQVAAQDLAQSQGHTQDLQQQLDQLEERRAALDGLWQQKQESLRVSRLRWEELEAKGQRCWGSILNRQRELVGEGQRRDHIRNQRRGHRFEFWRQLEDIMEQHKELQGAHAPAQLEAELVKLEEKREELLSQERHLLELEEQLGPEAFVATRLVEQEMEAARQRLGAELGQKLSNQHRRDRLLQDMERLQRPLEAPTP